The sequence CACGTGTCCGAAATGAAGAACGAGCGCGTTGAAAAGCCGGGCGACGTCGTTTCCGAAGGTCAGGAAGTTAAGGTCAAGGTCCTTGAGATCGACCAGCGCGGCAAGGTGCGTCTCTCGATGCGCGTTGTTGATCAGGAAACCGGCGAAGAGCTGGAAGACACCCGTCCTCCACGCGAAAACAAGCCCCGCGGTGATCGCGGACCGCGCCGTGGTGGCGGCGCACCTCGCGGTGGCGGTGATCGTGGCCCACGTGGCGGTGGCGATAAGGGCGGCAAAGAGGGCGGAAACCCTGACCACATGCCAGCCTTCCTGAAGGACGACTAAGTCGCTTTCGGACTAGCTGAAACAAAGAGAGGGGCTGCAGCGATGCGGCCCCTTTTCTTTTGCGCGGGCTGGGTCCAAATAAGGCTCAACTTTGAGCGTGCCCGGGAAAGGGATCAGCTTGCCTAAATCAAAAATCCGCATCGGGTGGCGTGAATATGTCGATCTGCCCGATCTTGGCCTCGAACATATACCGGCAAAGATCGACACAGGCGCGCGTACCAGCGCGCTTCACGTCGATTCCATAAAGCCGTTTGAAGCGGAAGACGGCACCGAGATGGTCCGCGTATCGTTCCGTATCCGCCACAATCCCGGTGAGAAGCCCGAGCGGGTTCACCGCGAGCTGCCGGTTGCAGGGTTGCGCAAAGTTATGAGTTCGAACGGTACTTATGAAGACCGCTGGGTTATCCGTACTGTACTGGAACTGGGCGATAGAAAACGCGCTGCCAATTTTACCCTGACCAATCGCGGCTCGATGCGCTATCCAATTCTAGTAGGGCGGAGCGCAATGCGCAGCCGCTACGAAATCGATCCCAGCAAATCGTTTTTACACGGCAAGCGCGAGGCCGAACCACTCGTCCATTCGGGAAACCAGTAATGAAAATCGCCATGCTTGCACGTAATCCGAACCTCTATTCGCATAAGCGTCTGGTCGAGGCTGCTGAAAAGCGAGGCCACACGCTCGATATTCTCAACACCACACGTTGCACGGTGAACATCGCCAGCCACCGCCCAACGGTCATGTATAAGGGCGAGACGCTGAAGGGCTACGATGCGGTCATCCCGCGCATTGGCGCTTCCATCACGGCATACGGCCTCGCGGTGCTACGGCAATTCGAGATGGGCGGCGTCTGGTCGCTCAATGAAAGCGTGGCGATCGGCCGCAGCCGCGACAAACTTCGCTCAACGCAGATCATGGCCAAATATGGTCTTGGTCTGCCGCTGACAGCCTATGCCAATGATCCCAAGCAGGCAGAACAAATCATCAAGGCGGTCAACGGGCCGCCGGTGGTGATCAAACTGCTCGAAGGTACGCAGGGCATCGGCGTGGTGCTCGCAGAAACGCTTAAGGGTGGGGCCTCCATCATCGAAGCGTTTCGCGGCGCGAATATCGCGATCATGGTGCAGGAATTCATCAAAGAGGCGGGCGGTTCGGACATTCGCTGCTTGGTCGTGGGCGGCAAAGTCGTAGCGGCGATGAAGCGGCAGGGAGCAGAGGGCGAGTTTCGCAGCAATCTCCACCGGGGCGGCAGCGCGCAATTGATCAAGATCACGCCAGAAGAACGCAGCACCGCTGTTCGCGCTGCCAAGGTGATGGGGCTGAACGTTTGCGGCGTGGACTTGCTGCGCAGCAACCATGGTCCGGTGATCATGGAGGTGAACTCCTCTCCCGGCCTCGAGGGCATCGAGAATGCCACTGGCAAGGATATCGCAGGCCAGATCATCGAATTCATCGAAGGACATGCCTTGAAAGGGAACACCAAAACCCGTGGTAAGGGCTAAATTCT comes from Altererythrobacter sp. ZODW24 and encodes:
- a CDS encoding RimK/LysX family protein; amino-acid sequence: MPKSKIRIGWREYVDLPDLGLEHIPAKIDTGARTSALHVDSIKPFEAEDGTEMVRVSFRIRHNPGEKPERVHRELPVAGLRKVMSSNGTYEDRWVIRTVLELGDRKRAANFTLTNRGSMRYPILVGRSAMRSRYEIDPSKSFLHGKREAEPLVHSGNQ
- the rimK gene encoding 30S ribosomal protein S6--L-glutamate ligase, translating into MKIAMLARNPNLYSHKRLVEAAEKRGHTLDILNTTRCTVNIASHRPTVMYKGETLKGYDAVIPRIGASITAYGLAVLRQFEMGGVWSLNESVAIGRSRDKLRSTQIMAKYGLGLPLTAYANDPKQAEQIIKAVNGPPVVIKLLEGTQGIGVVLAETLKGGASIIEAFRGANIAIMVQEFIKEAGGSDIRCLVVGGKVVAAMKRQGAEGEFRSNLHRGGSAQLIKITPEERSTAVRAAKVMGLNVCGVDLLRSNHGPVIMEVNSSPGLEGIENATGKDIAGQIIEFIEGHALKGNTKTRGKG